A stretch of Kwoniella dendrophila CBS 6074 chromosome 2, complete sequence DNA encodes these proteins:
- a CDS encoding nucleolar GTP-binding protein 2 has protein sequence MAKGKNHDRKANPGFNKQKLKSGSTGGEFSLKKVKGENFYRDAKAASRVKMLNGGKAVRDKDGKIIQAAAYQKTEKETEPGRVKADRRWFGNTRVISQTALDHFRTALTEQKSDPYSVLLRRNKLPMGLLEDESKNGGKKPHIVETEPFSNTFGPKSQRKRPRLDIGSFEELGESSTAADIAAAETQQSNNATADLADVYHPTTSTAREPIYQKGTSRRIWGELYKVLDSSDVVIHVLDARDPLGTRCKPVVEYLRKEKAHKHLVYVLNKVDLVPTWVTARWVKHLSLSAPTIAFHASINNSFGKGSLIQLLRQFSVLHSDKKQISIGFIGYPNVGKSSIINTLKKKKVCTVAPIPGETKVWQYITLMRRIYLIDCPGIVPVSAKDSDTDTVLKGVVRVENLATPAEHIPQLLENVRPEYIERTYGLEHREGGWHGESGASILLSAIAKKSGKLLKGGEPDQESAAKMVLNDWIRGKIPFFVPPPAKEQPLGEEQTVNQAQAQEDKETKEMLEEQERSLGKILGEKRVKGVDQSISKIVTMPKFIGEDARRYKEEEDKDVNMAEIAEDVEDDEEEDDEDDDAEEDGELAWDDIFPGNAAGPSKFADLPVDEEEGEDDDEEEDDEDEEDEEDDEEDEEGDEEEVDLEFTAPSSKKAGKRKAVEAEEEDEPVAKKEKRMTTNKKKTENFYTHANVKNRNRDKKIPKNPFKRYRDQDEEPTGKKRPKSKKY, from the exons ATGGCAAAGGGTAAAAATCATGATCGTAAAGCCAATCCAGGCTTCAACAAGCAAAAGTTGAAGTCTGGATCAACTGGTGGAGAATTTTCGCTCAAAAAAGtaaaag GTGAAAATTTCTACCGAGATGCTAAAGCAGCATCCCGagtgaagatgttgaatggtggtaaagcagtacgagataaagatggtaaaataATACAAGCTGCTGCATATCAGAAgacagaaaaagaaactgAACCTGGTAGAGTTAAAGCTGATAGAAGATGGTTTGGTAACACGAGAGTCATTTCGCAAACTGCTTTAGATCATTTTAGAACTGCTTTAACAGAACAAAAATCAGATCCATATTCAGTTTTATTaagaagaaataaattacctatgggtttattagaagatgaatctaaaaatggtggtaaa AAACCACATATAGTTGAAACTGAACCATTCTCAAATACTTTCGGACCTAAATCCCAACGTAAACGACCACGTCTTGATATTGGTAGTTTCGAAGAACTCGGTGAATCTTCTACTGCAGCTGATATCGCCGCTGCTGAAACACAACAATCAA ACAATGCCACAGCCGATTTAGCGGATGTGTATCACCCCACAACCTCAACTGCAAGAGAACCGATCTACCAGAAAGGTACTTCGAGACGTATTTGGGGTGAATTGTACAAAGTACTCGATTCCTCAGATGTCGTGATACACGTACTTGATGCTCGTGATCCTCTCGGTACAAGGTGTAAACCTGTTGTAGAGTACTTGCGAAAAGAAAAGGCTCATAAACATTTGGTCTACGTGTTGAACAAAGTAGATTTGGTGCCCACCTGGGTTACT GCTCGATGGGTAAAACATCTTTCGTTATCTGCTCCTACTATCGCTTTCCATGCATCTATCAACAACTCATTCGGTAAAGGTTCCCTCATCCAACTACTTCGTCAATTTTCTGTTCTTCACTCCGACAAGAAACAAATATCTATCGGTTTCATCGGATACCCTAATGTCGGTAAATCCAGTATCATCAACACactaaaaaagaagaaggtttgtACTGTTGCTCCTATTCCTGGTGAAACCAAGGTTTGGCAGTATATTACCTTGATGAGACGTATATATCTTATCGATTGTCCTGGTATCGTACCTGTTTCAGCCAAAGATTCAGATACAGATACAGTATTGAAAGGTGTCGTCAGAGTTGAAAATCTTGCTACACCTGCTGAACATATACCACAGCTTTTAGAGAATGTCAGACCTGAATACATCGAGAGAACGTATGGATTAGAACACCGTGAAGGGGGATGGCATGGTGAATCTGGCGCATCAATACTATTATCCGCTATAGCTAaaaaatcaggtaaattgTTGAAAGGTGGTGAACCTGATCAAGAATCCGCTGCAAAGATGGTATTGAACGATTGGATCAGaggtaaaatacctttcTTCGTTCCACCACCGGCTAAAGAACAACCTCTTGGTGAAGAACAAACAGTtaatcaagctcaagctcaagaagataaagaaactaaagaaatgttagaagaacaagaaagatctTTGGGTAAAATATTAGGTGAAAAGAGAGTTAAAGGTGTTGATCAATCTATAAGTAAGATTGTCACTATGCCTAAATTCattggtgaagatgctaGAAGatacaaagaagaagaagataaagatgttaaCATGGCTGAAATTGCcgaagatgttgaagatgacgaagaagaggatgacgaagatgatgacgctgaagaagatggtgaattgGCTTGGGACGATATATTCCCTGGTAATGCCGCCGGTCCATCTAAGTTCGCTGATTTACcagtagatgaagaagagggtgAAGATGACGACGAGGAGGAAGAcgacgaagacgaagaagacgaagaagatgatgaggaagatgaagaaggtgatgaagaagaagtggatCTTGAATTTACTGCTCCATCAAGTAAGAAAGCTGGTAAAcgtaaag CTGTCgaagcggaagaagaagatgaaccagtagcaaagaaagaaaagagaatgaCAACgaataaaaagaaaactGAAAATTTCTATACACATGCAAATGTcaaaaatagaaatagaGATAAGAAAATCCCTAAAAATCCTTTCAAGAGGTATAGAGAccaagatgaagaacctacAGGTAAAAAGAGGCCTAAGAGTAAGAAGTATTAG